One genomic region from Pseudomonas hormoni encodes:
- a CDS encoding energy transducer TonB family protein — MITTRHKLTRYSGSLAVVLGVHALAIALAMNWTARPPIELPPQAMMVELAPVPAPPPPAPPKVITPPQPPAPVEELPIPKLAEVPKAEITVPKPVKPKPKPQPPKPVEKKPEPPKEKPSEEKPSDAQPTQAPTEKSAQPAPGPSPAQQAAKASWQGTLLAHLAKYKKYPASARARGKEGLNRLRFVVDGQGNVLSFELEGRSGNADLDRATLEMIRAAQPLPKPPADMLTNGSIEIVAPFVYSLERRR, encoded by the coding sequence ATGATCACGACGCGCCATAAGCTGACGCGTTACAGCGGGAGCCTGGCCGTGGTGCTGGGCGTCCATGCGCTGGCCATTGCGCTGGCGATGAACTGGACCGCACGGCCACCCATCGAGCTGCCGCCGCAGGCGATGATGGTCGAGTTGGCGCCGGTTCCGGCCCCGCCACCGCCGGCACCGCCGAAGGTGATAACGCCACCACAGCCACCCGCCCCGGTGGAAGAACTGCCGATCCCGAAACTGGCCGAAGTGCCGAAGGCAGAAATTACCGTACCGAAACCGGTCAAACCCAAGCCGAAGCCTCAGCCGCCCAAGCCTGTGGAGAAAAAACCGGAGCCGCCGAAGGAAAAACCGTCCGAGGAAAAACCGAGCGACGCGCAACCGACCCAGGCACCGACGGAGAAATCCGCACAACCGGCACCGGGCCCATCACCCGCGCAGCAGGCCGCCAAAGCCAGTTGGCAAGGGACGCTGCTCGCTCACCTGGCCAAGTACAAAAAGTACCCGGCCAGTGCTCGGGCGCGGGGCAAGGAAGGCTTGAACCGTCTGCGCTTCGTGGTGGATGGCCAAGGCAACGTGTTGTCGTTTGAACTGGAGGGCCGCTCCGGCAACGCCGATCTGGATCGCGCTACCCTTGAAATGATCCGTGCGGCTCAACCATTGCCCAAGCCACCGGCGGATATGCTGACCAACGGCTCCATCGAAATCGTTGCACCGTTTGTTTATTCGCTCGAACGCCGTCGCTAA
- a CDS encoding hydrogen peroxide-inducible genes activator, whose translation MTLTELRYIVTLAQEQHFGHAAERCHVSQPTLSVGVKKLEDELGVLIFERSKSAVRLTPVGEGIVAQAQKVLEQAQGIRELAQAGKNQLTAPLKVGAIYTVGPYLFPHLIPQLHRVAPQMPLYIEENFTHVLRDKLRNGELDAIIIALPFNEADVLTLQLYDEPFYVLMPAQHPWTQKESIDAALLNDKSLLLLGEGHCFRDQVLEACPTLTKGNDGAKHTTVESSSLETIRHMVASGLGISILPLSAVDSHHYAPGVIEVRPLTAPVPFRTVAIAWRASFPRPKAIEILADSIRLCSVAKPPAPVVAA comes from the coding sequence ATGACTCTTACAGAATTACGCTACATCGTTACCCTCGCCCAAGAGCAGCACTTCGGCCACGCAGCCGAGCGTTGCCACGTCAGTCAGCCGACCCTGTCGGTGGGCGTGAAAAAGCTTGAAGACGAACTCGGTGTGCTGATCTTCGAGCGCAGCAAGAGCGCCGTGCGCCTGACCCCGGTGGGCGAAGGCATCGTCGCCCAGGCACAGAAAGTCCTGGAACAGGCCCAAGGCATCCGCGAACTGGCCCAGGCCGGCAAGAACCAGCTGACCGCCCCGCTGAAAGTCGGCGCCATCTACACCGTCGGCCCGTACCTGTTTCCGCACCTGATCCCGCAACTGCACCGGGTCGCCCCGCAGATGCCGTTGTACATCGAAGAAAACTTCACCCATGTGCTGCGCGACAAACTGCGCAACGGCGAGCTCGACGCGATCATCATCGCCCTGCCGTTCAACGAAGCCGACGTCCTGACCCTGCAGCTCTACGACGAGCCGTTCTACGTCCTGATGCCGGCCCAGCACCCTTGGACGCAAAAAGAATCCATCGACGCCGCCCTGCTCAACGACAAGAGCCTGCTGCTGCTCGGCGAGGGCCACTGCTTCCGCGATCAAGTGCTGGAAGCTTGCCCGACCCTGACCAAAGGCAACGACGGCGCCAAGCACACCACGGTGGAATCCAGCTCGCTGGAAACCATCCGCCACATGGTCGCCTCGGGGCTCGGGATTTCGATCCTGCCGCTCTCGGCCGTGGACAGCCATCATTACGCCCCCGGCGTGATCGAAGTGCGCCCACTGACAGCGCCGGTGCCGTTCCGCACCGTGGCCATCGCCTGGCGTGCGAGTTTCCCGCGTCCGAAGGCGATTGAAATCCTCGCTGACTCCATTCGCCTGTGCTCGGTGGCCAAACCGCCCGCGCCGGTGGTTGCGGCTTAA
- the recG gene encoding ATP-dependent DNA helicase RecG, which translates to MTELSQVSVTALKGVGEAMAEKLAKVGLENLQDVLFHLPLRYQDRTRVVPIGHLRPGQDAVIEGTVSGADVVMGRRRSLVVRLQDGTGGLSLRFYHFSNAQKEGLKRGTRIRCYGEARPGASGLEIYHPEYRAITGDEPPPVDETLTPVYPLTEGLTQQRLRQLCMQTLTMLGPTSLPDWLPTELARDYQLAPLADAIRYLHHPPADADVDELALGHHWAQHRLAFEELLTHQLSQQRLRESMRSLRAPAMPKATTLPAKYLANLGFAPTGAQQRVGNEIAYDLSQHEPMLRLIQGDVGAGKTVVAALAALQALEAGYQVALMAPTEILAEQHFITFKRWLEPLGIEVAWLAGKLKGKNRVAALEQIASGTPMVVGTHALFQDEVKFKNLALVIIDEQHRFGVQQRLALRQKGVGGRMCPHQLIMTATPIPRTLAMSAYADLDTSILDELPPGRTPVNTVLVTDTRRVEVIERVRGACAEGRQAYWVCTLIEESEELTCQAAETTYEDLTAALGELKVGLIHGRMKPVEKAAVMAEFKAGNLQLLVATTVIEVGVDVPNASLMIIENPERLGLAQLHQLRGRVGRGSAASHCVLLYHPPLSQIGRQRLGIMRETNDGFVIAEKDLELRGPGEMLGTRQTGLLQFKVADLMRDADLLPAVRDAAQALLERWPDHVSPLLDRWLRHGQQYGQV; encoded by the coding sequence ATGACCGAGTTGTCGCAAGTGTCGGTAACGGCACTCAAGGGTGTCGGCGAGGCCATGGCCGAGAAACTGGCCAAGGTCGGCCTGGAGAATCTTCAGGACGTGCTGTTTCACCTGCCGCTGCGTTATCAGGACCGCACCCGCGTGGTCCCGATCGGTCATTTGCGACCCGGGCAAGACGCCGTAATCGAAGGCACCGTCAGCGGCGCCGACGTGGTCATGGGCCGTCGCCGCAGCCTGGTCGTGCGCTTGCAGGACGGCACCGGCGGGCTCAGCCTGCGCTTCTACCACTTCAGCAACGCCCAGAAAGAAGGCCTCAAACGCGGCACGCGGATTCGCTGCTACGGCGAAGCGCGGCCCGGTGCGTCTGGGCTGGAGATCTACCACCCGGAATACCGCGCCATCACTGGCGACGAACCGCCGCCCGTGGATGAAACCCTGACGCCGGTCTACCCGCTCACCGAAGGCCTGACCCAACAGCGCTTGCGCCAGTTGTGCATGCAAACCCTGACGATGCTCGGCCCGACCAGCCTGCCCGACTGGCTGCCGACCGAACTGGCGCGGGACTATCAACTCGCGCCGCTGGCCGATGCGATCCGCTACCTGCATCACCCGCCGGCCGATGCCGACGTCGACGAACTCGCCCTCGGCCATCACTGGGCGCAGCATCGTCTGGCCTTCGAAGAGCTACTGACCCATCAACTGTCGCAGCAACGACTGCGCGAGAGCATGCGTTCACTGCGTGCGCCGGCGATGCCGAAAGCCACGACGCTTCCGGCCAAGTATCTGGCCAACCTGGGTTTCGCACCGACTGGCGCGCAACAGCGCGTCGGCAACGAGATCGCCTACGACCTCAGTCAGCACGAACCGATGCTGCGGCTGATTCAGGGCGACGTCGGCGCGGGCAAAACCGTGGTCGCCGCCCTCGCCGCGCTTCAGGCTTTGGAAGCGGGTTATCAAGTCGCGTTGATGGCGCCCACCGAGATCCTCGCCGAGCAGCACTTCATCACCTTCAAGCGCTGGCTCGAACCGCTGGGCATTGAAGTCGCGTGGCTGGCCGGCAAGCTCAAAGGCAAGAACCGCGTGGCCGCGCTTGAGCAGATCGCCAGCGGCACACCGATGGTGGTCGGCACTCACGCGCTGTTTCAGGACGAAGTGAAGTTCAAGAACCTCGCGCTGGTGATCATCGACGAACAACACCGCTTCGGCGTGCAACAGCGTTTGGCGTTGCGGCAGAAAGGCGTCGGTGGGCGCATGTGCCCGCATCAATTGATCATGACCGCCACGCCGATTCCTCGAACGCTGGCGATGAGCGCCTACGCCGACCTCGACACCTCGATCCTCGATGAACTGCCGCCCGGCCGGACCCCGGTCAACACGGTGCTGGTCACCGACACCCGGCGCGTAGAAGTCATCGAACGGGTACGCGGCGCCTGCGCCGAAGGGCGTCAGGCCTATTGGGTGTGCACGCTGATCGAAGAATCGGAAGAGCTGACCTGCCAAGCGGCGGAAACGACGTATGAAGACCTCACCGCCGCCCTCGGCGAGTTGAAGGTCGGGCTGATCCACGGCCGCATGAAGCCTGTCGAGAAAGCCGCCGTGATGGCCGAATTCAAGGCCGGCAATCTGCAACTGCTGGTCGCCACCACCGTGATCGAAGTCGGCGTGGACGTCCCGAACGCGAGCCTGATGATCATCGAAAACCCTGAACGCCTCGGCCTCGCGCAGCTGCACCAGTTGCGCGGTCGTGTCGGGCGAGGCAGCGCCGCCAGCCATTGCGTGCTGCTCTACCATCCGCCGCTGTCGCAGATTGGCCGTCAGCGCCTGGGCATCATGCGCGAGACCAACGACGGTTTTGTCATCGCCGAAAAAGACCTCGAACTGCGCGGCCCCGGCGAAATGCTCGGCACGCGCCAGACCGGCCTGCTGCAATTCAAGGTCGCCGACCTGATGCGCGACGCCGATCTTCTGCCCGCCGTGCGCGACGCCGCCCAGGCATTGCTGGAGCGCTGGCCGGATCACGTCAGCCCGCTGCTCGACCGCTGGCTGCGCCATGGGCAGCAATACGGCCAAGTGTGA
- a CDS encoding aminoacyl-tRNA deacylase and HDOD domain-containing protein has translation MTEAALVPETPHAPSVIRLLLAKLGIAYEEVLDHHGLNASRKVQAVLLDDAVGALMVLFPQSQLLDLNRLAELTGRRLAAVSTERLEKMLGKHSLSLLPGLPALTSSPCLYEESLLREPKLLINSGEPGVLLEITSEAFKTMLTKASAANFGENLTSIRPNLDRPDDDREEITQAVQAFTARRIQQRLEATIEIPPLAETAQKIIKLRVDPNATIDDITGVVETDPALAAQVVSWAASPYYASPGKIRSVEDAIVRVLGFDLVINLALGLALGKTLSLPKDHPQHTTPYWQQSIYTAAVIEGLTRAMPRAQRPEAGLTYLAGLLHNFGYLLLAHVFPPHFSLICRHLEVNPHLCHSYVEQHLLGISREQIGSWLMRYWDMPDELATALRFQHDPSYDGAYAEYPNLVCLAVRLLRSRGIGSGPDEDIPDALLERVGLTRDKANDVVSKVLEAEVLLRELASQFTQA, from the coding sequence ATGACTGAAGCTGCCCTCGTCCCCGAAACCCCGCACGCTCCGTCTGTTATTCGGCTGCTGCTCGCCAAACTGGGCATCGCCTACGAAGAAGTCCTCGACCACCACGGCCTGAACGCCTCGCGCAAAGTGCAGGCGGTATTGCTCGACGACGCCGTCGGCGCGCTGATGGTGCTGTTCCCGCAGAGCCAGTTGCTCGACCTCAATCGTCTCGCCGAACTGACCGGCCGCCGCCTCGCCGCCGTGTCGACCGAGCGCCTGGAAAAGATGCTCGGCAAACACAGCCTGAGCCTGCTGCCCGGCCTGCCGGCGCTGACCAGCTCGCCGTGCCTGTACGAAGAAAGCCTGCTGCGCGAACCGAAGTTGCTGATCAACTCGGGCGAGCCGGGCGTGTTGCTGGAAATCACCAGCGAAGCCTTCAAGACCATGCTGACCAAGGCCAGCGCCGCCAACTTCGGCGAAAACCTGACCAGCATCCGCCCGAACCTCGACCGCCCCGACGATGACCGCGAGGAAATCACCCAGGCCGTCCAGGCGTTCACCGCGCGACGCATCCAGCAACGCCTGGAAGCCACCATCGAAATTCCGCCGCTGGCCGAGACCGCGCAGAAAATCATCAAACTGCGCGTCGACCCCAACGCCACCATCGATGACATCACCGGCGTCGTCGAAACCGACCCGGCCCTGGCCGCACAAGTGGTGAGCTGGGCGGCATCGCCGTACTACGCGTCGCCGGGCAAGATTCGTTCAGTGGAAGACGCGATCGTGCGGGTGCTGGGTTTTGACCTGGTGATCAACCTCGCGCTGGGCCTGGCCCTGGGCAAAACCCTCAGCCTGCCCAAAGACCACCCGCAACACACCACGCCGTACTGGCAGCAATCGATCTACACCGCCGCCGTCATCGAAGGCCTGACCCGCGCCATGCCCCGCGCCCAGCGCCCGGAAGCCGGCCTGACCTACCTCGCCGGCCTGCTGCACAACTTCGGCTACTTGCTGCTGGCCCACGTGTTCCCACCGCACTTCTCGCTGATCTGCCGCCACCTGGAGGTCAACCCGCACCTGTGCCACAGCTACGTCGAGCAACACCTGCTGGGTATTAGTCGTGAACAGATCGGCTCATGGCTGATGCGCTACTGGGACATGCCGGACGAACTGGCCACTGCGCTGCGGTTCCAGCACGATCCGAGTTATGACGGTGCTTACGCTGAATACCCGAACCTCGTATGCCTGGCCGTACGCCTGCTGCGCAGCCGCGGCATAGGCTCCGGCCCGGATGAAGACATCCCCGACGCCTTGCTGGAACGCGTAGGTTTGACCCGCGACAAAGCCAACGACGTCGTCAGCAAAGTCCTCGAAGCCGAAGTCCTCCTGCGCGAACTCGCGTCGCAATTCACTCAAGCCTAA
- a CDS encoding helicase, giving the protein MKFRFLLWMLGLLMGKASRTNPAFQQQLGDKELVFQLQTLDGKVARHFFVKDQRITSKSGVYAEPAFAIAFKDAAYGFATMQAKNKQLAFMTGIQDKSIQIKGNPALVIWFQGLTKYLKPRKAKAKTKA; this is encoded by the coding sequence ATGAAATTTCGTTTTCTTCTGTGGATGCTGGGTTTGTTGATGGGTAAGGCCAGTCGGACTAATCCTGCATTTCAGCAGCAGTTGGGTGACAAGGAATTGGTGTTCCAGCTACAGACCCTGGACGGGAAAGTGGCGCGGCATTTCTTTGTGAAGGATCAGCGCATTACCAGCAAGTCGGGCGTGTATGCCGAGCCGGCGTTTGCGATTGCGTTTAAAGATGCGGCGTATGGCTTTGCCACGATGCAGGCGAAGAACAAGCAGTTGGCGTTTATGACGGGGATTCAGGACAAGTCGATTCAGATCAAGGGCAACCCGGCGCTGGTGATCTGGTTTCAGGGGTTGACCAAGTATTTGAAGCCGCGGAAGGCGAAGGCTAAAACCAAGGCTTGA
- a CDS encoding DUF6124 family protein, whose amino-acid sequence MTNPTPNTPEYEATSPYESFDSKKLHEAAERALDHHLGTPPDKKSKRRNGDLFSVCPDINTETLLANASEDLLSISAIAADLADGVEGSRRSVALALSRMADGVHLLVERALDHLDEPEMAAIFAKQQSRVG is encoded by the coding sequence ATGACCAATCCGACGCCCAATACTCCCGAATACGAAGCCACATCCCCCTACGAATCCTTCGATTCCAAAAAACTCCACGAAGCCGCCGAACGCGCCCTCGACCATCACCTCGGCACACCGCCGGATAAAAAATCCAAACGTCGCAACGGCGACCTCTTCAGCGTCTGTCCCGACATCAATACTGAAACCCTCCTCGCCAACGCCTCGGAAGATCTCTTGTCCATCAGCGCCATCGCCGCCGACCTCGCCGACGGTGTGGAAGGCTCCCGCCGCTCCGTAGCCCTGGCGCTCAGCCGCATGGCCGACGGAGTGCATTTGCTGGTTGAACGAGCGCTGGATCATTTGGATGAACCGGAAATGGCAGCGATTTTCGCCAAGCAACAAAGCCGAGTCGGCTGA
- a CDS encoding tetratricopeptide repeat protein: MNGVLKKSNGFAVAVFTALLLSLFHSSVYADECPSEDFAQFLPAFSANAENQQRLTAMTVKSLVLKPVGEHGVFEPQTMGVNSSNLAFPLMAPVATDKTEGVEVEAIDDSHFNVVDKRAGSSNIKIFNFSRQACWVLEGVEDWSISEKHLVVVSNPHMSEAESFCFQRAEAFRGLGGLEQYRLTGELFEASLENYLCAAASGDPQASLNAASLSLSGMAPQLKNEKVEQLFKAAATTLPEGAMSLSLFYCVGNNISSDGPCQHPAQAEEALTQAARMGSAFATNALGRAFETGELVTKDMSRAVACYQFAAKHGSKASIAHLERLNKQPAGVVKASFCY; encoded by the coding sequence ATGAATGGTGTTTTGAAGAAGAGCAATGGCTTCGCTGTAGCGGTTTTCACCGCGTTGCTGCTGAGCCTGTTTCATAGCAGCGTTTATGCGGATGAGTGTCCGTCTGAGGATTTTGCCCAGTTCCTTCCGGCGTTCTCTGCGAATGCTGAAAACCAGCAGCGTTTGACTGCGATGACGGTGAAATCGCTGGTTTTGAAACCGGTGGGAGAACATGGGGTTTTTGAGCCGCAAACGATGGGAGTCAACAGCTCCAATTTGGCGTTTCCGCTAATGGCGCCCGTAGCCACAGACAAGACAGAAGGTGTCGAAGTCGAAGCGATTGACGACAGTCACTTCAATGTTGTGGATAAGCGGGCGGGTAGCAGCAACATCAAGATCTTCAATTTTTCTCGGCAGGCGTGTTGGGTCTTGGAGGGAGTTGAGGATTGGTCGATTAGTGAGAAACATCTCGTAGTGGTGAGCAATCCTCACATGAGCGAGGCAGAGAGCTTTTGCTTTCAACGTGCGGAAGCCTTTAGAGGTTTGGGGGGGCTGGAGCAGTACCGACTCACGGGGGAGTTGTTTGAAGCTTCTCTGGAAAACTATCTATGCGCTGCAGCTTCCGGCGATCCTCAAGCCAGTTTGAATGCTGCAAGTTTGAGTCTTTCCGGTATGGCGCCGCAGTTAAAAAACGAGAAGGTTGAGCAGCTATTTAAGGCAGCAGCAACCACCTTGCCGGAGGGTGCAATGAGTCTTTCGTTATTTTATTGCGTTGGTAACAACATTTCCTCTGACGGCCCTTGCCAGCATCCAGCACAGGCTGAAGAAGCGCTGACGCAAGCTGCCCGTATGGGAAGTGCCTTTGCGACAAATGCACTCGGTAGAGCCTTTGAAACTGGAGAGTTGGTTACAAAGGACATGTCCAGGGCAGTTGCTTGCTACCAATTTGCTGCCAAACACGGCAGTAAAGCGTCTATTGCACATTTGGAACGTTTGAATAAGCAGCCAGCTGGAGTTGTTAAAGCCAGTTTTTGCTATTGA
- the tssI gene encoding type VI secretion system tip protein TssI/VgrG, which translates to MFNSANETHFSLTVEDYVGDLQVLSFTGTEGISQPYRFDIELVSENPDLDLEKLLHKQAFLAFDPQGSGIHGQIYRVAQGDAGKRLTRYKISLVPHLQYLHHRTNQRIYQQMSAPKIIALILEEHGIKGNAYNFQLSQPCPDRDYCVQYDETDLHFVQRLCEEEGIHYHFQHSAKAHLLVFGDDQTVFPKLGQPTAYVQGSGMVADEPVIKGFKLRLETRTSRTTRRDYDFEKPRLQLEAAYKPDVQSDEPDLEDYDYPGRFLDRARGKFLSQRALERHRADYQQAEGHGDQTRLISGHFLEMSDHPRTEWNDLWLLTEIVHEGKQPQVLEESVTSDTTDNKDDFHQGYRNRFLATPWAVFYRPALEHPKPRVLGSQTAKVTGPAGEEIHCDQYGRIKVQFHWDREGQADDKTSCWMRVSSSWAGDRYGAIVIPRIGMEVLVTFLEGDPDQPLVTGCLYHKENQVPYDLPANKTRSVFKTLSSPGGGGYNELRIEDKKGAEQIFIHAQRDWDENIEHDQKIRVGNERHDTVVKNTYTELKAEEHRTTIADRKVETRVDDHLTVGQNQHVKLGTAQLTSVGKEIHLKAGAKIVIEAGSELTILGGGSFIKLDGGGVTVVGPIVKINAGGAAGSGTGIGIKPPVLPGAADKDKAGSLMDQALGNAPPEKVKPKAFFVFSE; encoded by the coding sequence ATGTTCAACTCAGCTAACGAAACCCACTTCAGCCTGACTGTCGAAGACTACGTGGGCGACCTGCAAGTGCTGTCGTTCACCGGCACCGAAGGCATCAGCCAGCCGTATCGCTTCGACATTGAACTGGTCAGCGAAAACCCCGATCTGGACCTGGAAAAACTCCTGCACAAGCAGGCGTTCCTGGCGTTCGATCCACAAGGCAGTGGCATTCACGGCCAGATCTACCGCGTCGCCCAAGGTGATGCCGGCAAGCGCCTGACCCGCTACAAAATCTCCCTGGTGCCGCACCTGCAATACCTGCATCACCGCACCAACCAGCGCATCTACCAGCAGATGTCCGCACCGAAAATCATCGCGCTGATCCTCGAAGAGCACGGCATCAAAGGCAACGCCTACAACTTCCAGCTCAGCCAGCCGTGCCCGGACCGCGACTACTGCGTGCAGTACGACGAAACCGACCTGCACTTCGTCCAGCGCCTGTGCGAGGAGGAAGGCATTCACTACCACTTCCAGCACAGCGCAAAAGCTCACCTGCTGGTGTTCGGTGATGACCAGACCGTGTTCCCGAAACTCGGCCAACCCACCGCCTATGTGCAAGGCAGCGGCATGGTCGCCGACGAACCGGTGATCAAAGGCTTCAAGCTGCGCCTGGAAACCCGCACCAGCCGAACCACGCGCCGCGACTACGATTTCGAAAAACCACGACTTCAACTCGAAGCGGCCTACAAGCCGGATGTTCAGAGCGACGAACCCGACCTCGAAGACTACGACTACCCCGGCCGCTTCCTCGACCGCGCACGCGGCAAATTCCTCAGCCAGCGCGCCCTCGAACGCCACCGCGCCGACTACCAGCAAGCCGAAGGCCACGGCGACCAGACACGCCTGATCAGCGGCCACTTCCTGGAAATGTCCGACCACCCGCGCACCGAGTGGAACGACCTCTGGCTGCTCACCGAAATCGTCCACGAAGGCAAACAGCCGCAAGTCCTCGAAGAGTCGGTCACCAGCGACACCACCGACAACAAAGACGACTTCCACCAGGGCTACCGCAACCGCTTCCTCGCCACCCCATGGGCCGTGTTCTACCGCCCGGCGCTGGAACATCCAAAGCCCCGCGTACTCGGCAGCCAGACCGCCAAAGTGACCGGCCCCGCCGGCGAAGAAATCCACTGCGACCAATACGGCCGCATCAAAGTGCAATTCCACTGGGACCGCGAAGGCCAGGCCGACGACAAAACCAGCTGCTGGATGCGCGTCTCCTCAAGCTGGGCCGGCGACCGCTACGGCGCCATCGTCATCCCGCGCATCGGCATGGAAGTCCTCGTCACCTTCCTCGAAGGCGACCCCGATCAGCCGTTGGTAACCGGTTGCCTGTACCACAAGGAAAACCAGGTTCCGTACGATTTGCCGGCGAACAAAACCCGCAGCGTATTCAAAACCCTTAGCTCACCGGGCGGCGGCGGGTACAACGAACTGCGCATTGAAGACAAGAAAGGCGCGGAGCAGATCTTCATCCATGCCCAGCGCGACTGGGATGAAAACATCGAGCACGACCAGAAGATTCGCGTCGGGAATGAACGGCACGACACGGTGGTGAAGAACACCTACACCGAGCTCAAGGCTGAAGAGCATCGCACCACGATCGCTGATCGCAAGGTTGAAACGCGGGTGGACGATCACCTGACGGTTGGGCAGAACCAGCATGTGAAGTTGGGGACTGCGCAGCTGACCAGTGTTGGGAAAGAGATTCATCTGAAGGCTGGGGCGAAGATTGTTATCGAGGCGGGTTCGGAGCTGACCATTTTGGGTGGCGGCAGCTTTATCAAGCTGGATGGCGGTGGTGTGACGGTTGTTGGGCCGATTGTGAAGATTAATGCAGGTGGGGCGGCGGGCTCGGGGACTGGAATTGGGATTAAGCCGCCGGTGCTGCCGGGGGCTGCGGATAAGGATAAGGCGGGGAGTTTGATGGATCAGGCGTTGGGGAATGCGCCGCCTGAGAAGGTTAAACCGAAGGCTTTTTTTGTGTTTTCTGAGTGA
- a CDS encoding serine/threonine-protein kinase, with translation MNQPMPPLDDLLVSEEQDSNLTYFAFAPSLNGKPHKAEPALAPTKASVGEMPDVLAGRYRIERLLGAGGMGAVYRARDLLSEQFGDPDPYIALKILSEEFAESPDASALLYSEFALTRRLRHNNVLRPHTFEVDTDCQRAFITMELMRGLTLDKLLCERPLGLPWKELRDIALPLLDALAYAHARGVLHGDMKPSNVMLSEEGVRLFDFGLGQAEEGVLPGLPHLSRDRFNAWTPGYAAPEVLEGQPLSASADVYGVACVLYELAGGKHPFRRLPSTEARDAHLDRELHAPRNLPKHCWPALRTALAFDAADRTITAAQLRDAMGATSSLLQRLRLRA, from the coding sequence ATGAATCAACCCATGCCGCCGCTCGACGACCTGCTGGTGAGCGAAGAGCAAGACAGTAACCTGACTTACTTTGCGTTCGCCCCGTCTCTGAACGGAAAGCCGCACAAGGCAGAACCCGCGCTGGCGCCGACCAAGGCCAGCGTCGGTGAGATGCCGGACGTTCTTGCAGGCCGTTACCGCATCGAACGCCTGCTCGGTGCCGGCGGCATGGGCGCGGTCTACCGCGCACGGGACTTGCTGAGCGAACAGTTCGGCGATCCCGACCCTTACATCGCGCTGAAAATCCTCAGCGAAGAATTTGCCGAATCGCCGGACGCCAGCGCCTTGCTCTACAGCGAGTTCGCACTGACCCGACGACTGCGCCACAACAACGTGTTGCGACCGCACACCTTTGAAGTGGACACCGATTGCCAGCGCGCCTTCATCACCATGGAACTCATGCGTGGGCTGACCCTGGACAAACTGCTCTGCGAGCGGCCACTTGGCCTGCCGTGGAAAGAACTGCGCGACATCGCGCTGCCGCTGCTCGACGCGCTGGCCTACGCCCACGCTCGCGGCGTGCTGCACGGCGACATGAAGCCGAGCAACGTGATGCTCAGCGAAGAGGGCGTGCGCCTGTTCGACTTCGGCCTCGGCCAAGCGGAAGAGGGCGTCCTGCCCGGCCTGCCACACCTGAGCCGCGACCGCTTCAACGCCTGGACCCCGGGCTACGCAGCACCGGAAGTGCTCGAAGGCCAGCCGCTGTCAGCCAGCGCCGACGTCTATGGCGTGGCCTGCGTGCTCTACGAACTGGCGGGCGGCAAACACCCGTTCCGCCGCTTGCCTTCGACCGAGGCCCGCGACGCGCACCTCGACCGCGAACTGCACGCACCCCGGAATCTACCGAAACACTGCTGGCCAGCCCTGCGAACGGCGCTGGCATTCGACGCGGCCGATCGAACGATCACTGCCGCCCAATTGCGTGACGCCATGGGCGCCACTTCGTCTTTGCTGCAACGTCTGCGACTTCGGGCGTAA